From a region of the Myxococcus stipitatus genome:
- a CDS encoding anti-sigma factor family protein, translating into MAACADQEERLDLHAAGALDAAETVRLLEHLASCPGCREAFEATREVLSLAALPPPSATERTLQEALPRRTLAAWHREQTRQSLRWRTLGSVAAVAAVAAVMVLGPWRSTRWTAETPDAAPPRAAAVEDGVATETRQTLADFEEWAGLEPLEATDVAASEDDAMLDDLDAWDDDFEQGEML; encoded by the coding sequence ATGGCTGCGTGCGCTGACCAGGAAGAGCGGCTGGACCTGCATGCCGCGGGCGCGCTCGATGCGGCGGAGACGGTGCGGCTGCTCGAGCACCTGGCGTCGTGCCCGGGCTGCCGCGAGGCGTTCGAGGCGACGAGGGAGGTGTTGTCGCTGGCGGCCCTGCCACCGCCTTCCGCGACGGAGCGGACCCTCCAGGAGGCCCTGCCCCGGCGCACCCTGGCCGCGTGGCATCGCGAGCAGACGCGCCAGTCGCTGCGGTGGCGGACGCTGGGCTCCGTGGCGGCGGTGGCGGCGGTCGCCGCGGTGATGGTGCTGGGCCCGTGGCGGTCCACGCGGTGGACGGCGGAGACGCCGGACGCCGCTCCGCCTCGCGCGGCGGCCGTGGAGGACGGCGTCGCGACCGAGACGCGCCAGACGCTGGCGGATTTCGAGGAGTGGGCGGGGCTGGAGCCGCTGGAGGCCACCGACGTGGCCGCGTCCGAGGACGACGCGATGCTCGACGACCTGGACGCGTGGGACGACGACTTCGAGCAGGGAGAGATGCTGTGA
- a CDS encoding RNA polymerase sigma factor gives MSIRETGGRVVAMPSRRMALEQAPDEVLCRAFLDGEETAFEVLVTRHQALVFSLVRRYVSRPEDAADLVQGAFLRALEASQRVFGRFTRLGPAPFRSWLVRIALNLARNHARQGQRWRPVLVEAVADDVAQAPGESAQESLERAERERRVRAAVLALPRRQREVLTLRIDGGLPFKDIAQTLGITENNAKVQFHHAVKRLKASVDGPEEKG, from the coding sequence GTGAGCATCAGGGAGACAGGCGGCCGGGTGGTGGCGATGCCCTCTCGTCGGATGGCCCTCGAACAGGCGCCGGACGAGGTGCTCTGCCGTGCCTTCCTGGACGGAGAGGAGACGGCCTTCGAGGTGCTGGTGACGCGGCACCAGGCGCTCGTCTTCTCCCTGGTGCGCCGGTACGTATCCCGGCCGGAGGACGCGGCGGATCTGGTCCAGGGGGCCTTCCTGCGCGCGCTGGAGGCCTCGCAGCGGGTGTTCGGCCGCTTCACGCGGCTGGGGCCCGCGCCGTTCCGGTCGTGGCTGGTGCGCATCGCGCTGAACCTGGCCAGGAACCATGCCCGTCAGGGCCAGCGCTGGCGCCCGGTGCTGGTGGAGGCCGTGGCGGACGACGTGGCGCAGGCGCCCGGGGAGTCGGCGCAGGAGTCGCTGGAGCGGGCGGAGCGGGAGCGGCGCGTGCGCGCGGCGGTGCTGGCCCTGCCGAGGCGGCAGCGCGAGGTGCTGACGCTGCGGATCGACGGCGGGCTGCCGTTCAAGGACATCGCGCAGACGCTGGGCATCACCGAGAACAATGCGAAGGTGCAGTTCCATCACGCGGTGAAGCGCCTCAAGGCGAGCGTGGATGGACCCGAGGAGAAGGGCTGA
- a CDS encoding TIGR02265 family protein — MMTEESGSRIKGGFLISRLNMLRQQGGQGCVDEVLGRLPLADQALLREMLLPVAWYPLELNLRLDTAIAEVLSPEDEPRAFLDMGRASADEALRGAQHGFVRPGDPHFLLSQAARIYRYYYAVGSRTYERTGERSAVLRTFGAENVTEADCYTIIGWHQRAIELCGGADVRVSHPLCRARGAPHCEYHCAWD; from the coding sequence ATGATGACGGAAGAATCGGGCTCTCGCATCAAGGGGGGCTTCCTCATCTCCCGCCTGAACATGCTGCGCCAGCAGGGTGGCCAGGGGTGTGTGGACGAGGTGCTGGGGCGGCTGCCCCTGGCGGATCAGGCGTTGCTGCGCGAGATGTTGCTGCCGGTGGCCTGGTATCCGCTGGAGCTGAACCTGCGGTTGGACACGGCCATCGCGGAGGTGCTGTCTCCGGAGGACGAGCCGAGGGCCTTCCTGGACATGGGGCGCGCTTCGGCGGACGAGGCGCTGCGCGGCGCGCAACACGGCTTCGTCCGGCCGGGAGACCCGCACTTCCTGCTGAGCCAGGCGGCGCGCATCTACCGCTACTACTACGCCGTGGGCTCGCGCACCTACGAGCGCACCGGGGAGCGGTCCGCGGTGCTGCGCACCTTCGGCGCGGAGAACGTCACGGAGGCGGACTGCTACACCATCATCGGCTGGCACCAGCGCGCCATCGAGCTGTGTGGTGGGGCGGACGTCCGCGTCAGCCACCCCCTGTGCCGCGCCCGGGGCGCGCCTCACTGCGAATACCACTGCGCCTGGGATTGA
- a CDS encoding peroxiredoxin, which produces MLAIGDLAPDFLATDCLGAPVSLSALRGRRVVLFFFPKAFTLGCTIENRAFRDNHERIRELGAELVGVSVDTQRTQCEFARKEDIHFSLLGDPDRTISRAYDVLWPVVRVDRRVTFIIDPEGRIEDIIRHEVRVYRHLDDVLRFLEAHPLTDASAYGTAA; this is translated from the coding sequence ATGCTCGCCATCGGAGACCTCGCGCCAGACTTCCTCGCCACGGACTGTCTCGGCGCCCCCGTGAGCCTGTCCGCCCTGCGCGGCCGCCGCGTCGTCCTCTTCTTCTTCCCCAAGGCCTTCACGCTCGGCTGCACCATCGAGAACCGGGCGTTCCGGGACAACCACGAGCGCATCCGCGAGCTGGGCGCGGAGCTGGTGGGCGTGTCCGTGGACACGCAGCGCACGCAGTGCGAGTTCGCGCGGAAGGAGGACATCCACTTCTCCCTGCTCGGGGACCCGGACCGGACCATCAGCCGCGCCTATGACGTGCTCTGGCCCGTGGTGCGGGTGGACCGGCGCGTCACCTTCATCATCGACCCCGAGGGTCGCATCGAGGACATCATCCGCCACGAGGTGCGCGTCTACCGCCACCTCGACGACGTGCTGCGCTTCCTCGAGGCGCACCCGCTGACGGACGCGTCCGCCTACGGGACGGCGGCCTGA